A section of the Oryzias melastigma strain HK-1 linkage group LG14, ASM292280v2, whole genome shotgun sequence genome encodes:
- the zgc:163098 gene encoding U2 snRNP-associated SURP motif-containing protein isoform X1: MADKKGKIAAPVKVLSKKEQEQLKKKEEEKAAEVFEEFLASFEGSDDRKVKTFVRGGIVNATKEEEAAEVKKSKLYRPATKFSPVTHHVSATSSADSKKAAFKKKADEKRKSNLELFKEELKLIQEEREERHKRKKNDPGGGAEGGICGDLDIPLSGRSMLYDDLTVPITTNLYINCISPKMNEEMLCREFCKYGPLASVKIMWPRTEEERGRTSNRAFVAFMTRKDAERAMAALDGKVIMGFEMKLGWGKPARIPPQPLYTPIGVRVAPPPPSGLPFNAQPRDRFRNDFTKPLSSSKAELDKTLSEAVVKVVIPTERNLLFLIHRMIEFVVREGPMFEAIIMNKEKSNPDYRFLFDNKSQDHVYYRWKLFSILQGETPTKWRTADFRLFRGGSLWRPPVLNSYTESMEVEDQAPPEEELKKGQLRSEHKQKLETLLKELTPSREDIANAMLFCLGRADAAEEVVGLIADSFSLLQTPLQLKIARLYLVSDILHNSCAKVAGASYYRKYFETKLPQIFGELNAAHKNIQARLQAEQFKQKVMICFRAWEDWAIYPEPYLIHLQNIFLGFAKAGEEVTEAVEEESVEIDGAPLDRTAIDGLPLGRSAEDIDGCPMGWDPLDGVPVDDIDGVPLGVSSDDIDGVPLDEGNAALSRVPLSKWEKMGDSRTFPQAKTESKWDTIGEQDSEDEAKIRSNSQDENEGSESDSSADSCSSPNYDSAVFQSSLRSFQMSESKRKKLRELEVKVMKIQDELESGKRQRKPGMSIQKQVEQYRNKLLQKEFQKDEEKNERSKAKDKPRDDRRKDRKRSIDPGDRKSRSISPLKQVSRTKSPKRSKRSRSPSPDHKAKKSRSRSPHRSHKKSKKSKH, encoded by the exons aggaggaggCAGCGGAGGTCAAAAAAAGTAAGCTCTACCGACCGGCAACAAAGTTTTCCCCGGTGACCCATCATGTCTCGGCCACATCATCTGCTGATAGCAAAAAAGCT GCTTTCAAAAAAAAGGCAGATGAAAAGAGGAAGAGTAACCTGGAGCTGTTCAAAGAAGAGCTCAAGCT aatacagGAGGAGCGTGAGGAAAGGcacaaaaggaagaaaaatgaccccggtggaggagctgaaggaggaaTATGTGGAGATTTGGATATTCCACTGTCTGGAAGATCCA TGTTATATGACGACCTAACAGTGCCGATCACCACTAACCTCTACATCAACTGCATAAGCCCAAAG ATGAATGAGGAGATGCTCTGCAGAGAGTTTTGTAAATATGGGCCCTTGGCAAGTGTAAAGATAATGTGGCCTCGAACAGAAGAGGAGCGAGGCCGGACTTCAAACCGAGCTTTTGTGGCTTTCATGACACGGAAAGATGCGGAGAGAGCCATGGCTGCCCTCGACG GTAAAGTGATTATGGGCTTTGAAATGAAGCTGGGATGGGGAAAACCAGCCCGCATCCCGCCTCAGCCTCTTTACACGCCGATCGGGGTAAGAGTCGCCCCGCCGCCTCCATCCGGACTCCCGTTCAACGCTCAACCAAGAGATCGTTTTCGCAACGACTTCACCAAGCCGCTGAGCTCGTCCAAAGCAGAGCTAGACAAG ACTCTGTCCGAAGCCGTAGTCAAAGTGGTTATCCCAACTGAAAG GAATCTCTTGTTCCTTATTCACAGGATGATAGAGTTTGTGGTGCGTGAAGGTCCCATGTTTGAAGCCATAAtaatgaacaaagaaaaaagtaatccaGATTACAG gtttctttttgacaacaaGAGTCAAGATCATGTGTATTATCGCTGGAAACTCTTCTCCATTCTGCag GGAGAGACTCCCACAAAGTGGAGGACAGCAGATTTTCGTTTGTTCCGAGGAGGTTCGCTATGGAGGCCTCCTGTCTTAAACAGCTACACCGAGAGCATGGAGGTGGAGGATCAGGCTCCTCCTGAGGAGGAACTGAAGAAAGGACAGCTGCGATCCGA acacaaacagaaactgGAAACACTTCTTAAAGAGCTCACTCCAAGCAGAGAAGACATCGCCAACGCCATGCTGTTCTGTCTTGGCCGGGCAGATGCTGCAGAGGAAGTCGTGGGACTCATAGCAGATTCGTTTTCTTTGCTTCAGACACCCCTTCAATTAAAG ATCGCTAGGTTGTATCTCGTGTCGGACATCTTGCACAACTCGTGTGCCAAAGTCGCCGGCGCATCATATTATCGTAAATA TTTTGAGACAAAGTTACCACAGATATTTGGAGAGCTTAATGCAGCCCACAAAAACATACAGGCCAGGCTGCAGGCCGAACAGTTTAAG CAAAAGGTCATGATTTGTTTTAGGGCATGGGAAGACTGGGCCATATATCCGGAGCCTTATCTAATCCACCTTCAGAATATCTTTTTGGGCTTCGCCAAAGCTGGAGAGGAGGTGACGGAGGCCGTGGAG GAAGAATCTGTTGAGATCGATGGCGCGCCGCTGGACCGAACAGCTATAGATGGGCTGCCTTTGGGCAGATCTGCGGAGGACATCGACGGCTGCCCCATGGGCTGGGACCCCCTGGATGGAGTCCCAGTTGATGACATTGATGGGGTTCCTTTAGGTGTTTCCAGTGATGACATTGATGGAGTTCCAT TAGACGAAGGCAACGCTGCTCTCTCCAGAGTCCCTTTATCTAAATGGGAGAAGATGGGTGATAGTAGAACGTTTCCTCAAG CCAAAACTGAATCCAAATGGGACACTATTGGCGAACAAGACAGCGAAGATGAAGCCAAGATTCG TTCCAATTCCCAGGATGAGAACGAAGGCTCAGAAAGTGACAGTAGTGCCGATTCCTGCAGCTCGCCTAACTATGACAGTGCAGTTTTCCAAAGCTCGCTTCGAAGTTTCCAGATGTCTGAgagcaaaaggaaaaagttgAGGGAACTGGAG GTGAAGGTTATGAAGATCCAGgatgagctggaatctggcaaAAGGCAGAGGAAACCTGGAATGAGCATCCAAAAGCAAGTGGAGCAATATAGAAACAAACTGCTGCAGAAG gAATTTCAaaaggatgaagaaaaaaatgagaggtCAAAGGCCAAAGACAAACCAAGAGATGACAGAAGAAAGGACAGAAAACGCAGCATCGATCCTGGAGACCGAAAATCCAGGAGCATTTCTCCTCTAAAGCAAGTGTC CAGGACAAAGTCTCCTAAACGGTCCAAACGCTCCCGATCACCATCTCCAGATCACAAAGCAAAGAAATCCAGATCACGCTCGCCACATCGCTCCCACAAGAAGTCAAAGAAGAGCAAACACTGA
- the zgc:163098 gene encoding U2 snRNP-associated SURP motif-containing protein isoform X4 has protein sequence MADKKGKIAAPVKVLSKKEQEQLKKKEEEKAAEVFEEFLASFEGSDDRKVKTFVRGGIVNATKEEEAAEVKKSKLYRPATKFSPVTHHVSATSSADSKKAAFKKKADEKRKSNLELFKEELKLIQEEREERHKRKKNDPGGGAEGGICGDLDIPLSGRSMLYDDLTVPITTNLYINCISPKMNEEMLCREFCKYGPLASVKIMWPRTEEERGRTSNRAFVAFMTRKDAERAMAALDGKVIMGFEMKLGWGKPARIPPQPLYTPIGVRVAPPPPSGLPFNAQPRDRFRNDFTKPLSSSKAELDKTLSEAVVKVVIPTERNLLFLIHRMIEFVVREGPMFEAIIMNKEKSNPDYRFLFDNKSQDHVYYRWKLFSILQGETPTKWRTADFRLFRGGSLWRPPVLNSYTESMEVEDQAPPEEELKKGQLRSEHKQKLETLLKELTPSREDIANAMLFCLGRADAAEEVVGLIADSFSLLQTPLQLKIARLYLVSDILHNSCAKVAGASYYRKYFETKLPQIFGELNAAHKNIQARLQAEQFKQKVMICFRAWEDWAIYPEPYLIHLQNIFLGFAKAGEEVTEAVEEESVEIDGAPLDRTAIDGLPLGRSAEDIDGCPMGWDPLDGVPVDDIDGVPLGVSSDDIDGVPLDEGNAALSRVPLSKWEKMGDSRTFPQAKTESKWDTIGEQDSEDEAKIRSNSQDENEGSESDSSADSCSSPNYDSAVFQSSLRSFQMSESKRKKLRELEVKVMKIQDELESGKRQRKPGMSIQKQVEQYRNKLLQKEFQKDEEKNERSKAKDKPRDDRRKDRKRSIDPGDRKSRSISPLNRTKSPKRSKRSRSPSPDHKAKKSRSRSPHRSHKKSKKSKH, from the exons aggaggaggCAGCGGAGGTCAAAAAAAGTAAGCTCTACCGACCGGCAACAAAGTTTTCCCCGGTGACCCATCATGTCTCGGCCACATCATCTGCTGATAGCAAAAAAGCT GCTTTCAAAAAAAAGGCAGATGAAAAGAGGAAGAGTAACCTGGAGCTGTTCAAAGAAGAGCTCAAGCT aatacagGAGGAGCGTGAGGAAAGGcacaaaaggaagaaaaatgaccccggtggaggagctgaaggaggaaTATGTGGAGATTTGGATATTCCACTGTCTGGAAGATCCA TGTTATATGACGACCTAACAGTGCCGATCACCACTAACCTCTACATCAACTGCATAAGCCCAAAG ATGAATGAGGAGATGCTCTGCAGAGAGTTTTGTAAATATGGGCCCTTGGCAAGTGTAAAGATAATGTGGCCTCGAACAGAAGAGGAGCGAGGCCGGACTTCAAACCGAGCTTTTGTGGCTTTCATGACACGGAAAGATGCGGAGAGAGCCATGGCTGCCCTCGACG GTAAAGTGATTATGGGCTTTGAAATGAAGCTGGGATGGGGAAAACCAGCCCGCATCCCGCCTCAGCCTCTTTACACGCCGATCGGGGTAAGAGTCGCCCCGCCGCCTCCATCCGGACTCCCGTTCAACGCTCAACCAAGAGATCGTTTTCGCAACGACTTCACCAAGCCGCTGAGCTCGTCCAAAGCAGAGCTAGACAAG ACTCTGTCCGAAGCCGTAGTCAAAGTGGTTATCCCAACTGAAAG GAATCTCTTGTTCCTTATTCACAGGATGATAGAGTTTGTGGTGCGTGAAGGTCCCATGTTTGAAGCCATAAtaatgaacaaagaaaaaagtaatccaGATTACAG gtttctttttgacaacaaGAGTCAAGATCATGTGTATTATCGCTGGAAACTCTTCTCCATTCTGCag GGAGAGACTCCCACAAAGTGGAGGACAGCAGATTTTCGTTTGTTCCGAGGAGGTTCGCTATGGAGGCCTCCTGTCTTAAACAGCTACACCGAGAGCATGGAGGTGGAGGATCAGGCTCCTCCTGAGGAGGAACTGAAGAAAGGACAGCTGCGATCCGA acacaaacagaaactgGAAACACTTCTTAAAGAGCTCACTCCAAGCAGAGAAGACATCGCCAACGCCATGCTGTTCTGTCTTGGCCGGGCAGATGCTGCAGAGGAAGTCGTGGGACTCATAGCAGATTCGTTTTCTTTGCTTCAGACACCCCTTCAATTAAAG ATCGCTAGGTTGTATCTCGTGTCGGACATCTTGCACAACTCGTGTGCCAAAGTCGCCGGCGCATCATATTATCGTAAATA TTTTGAGACAAAGTTACCACAGATATTTGGAGAGCTTAATGCAGCCCACAAAAACATACAGGCCAGGCTGCAGGCCGAACAGTTTAAG CAAAAGGTCATGATTTGTTTTAGGGCATGGGAAGACTGGGCCATATATCCGGAGCCTTATCTAATCCACCTTCAGAATATCTTTTTGGGCTTCGCCAAAGCTGGAGAGGAGGTGACGGAGGCCGTGGAG GAAGAATCTGTTGAGATCGATGGCGCGCCGCTGGACCGAACAGCTATAGATGGGCTGCCTTTGGGCAGATCTGCGGAGGACATCGACGGCTGCCCCATGGGCTGGGACCCCCTGGATGGAGTCCCAGTTGATGACATTGATGGGGTTCCTTTAGGTGTTTCCAGTGATGACATTGATGGAGTTCCAT TAGACGAAGGCAACGCTGCTCTCTCCAGAGTCCCTTTATCTAAATGGGAGAAGATGGGTGATAGTAGAACGTTTCCTCAAG CCAAAACTGAATCCAAATGGGACACTATTGGCGAACAAGACAGCGAAGATGAAGCCAAGATTCG TTCCAATTCCCAGGATGAGAACGAAGGCTCAGAAAGTGACAGTAGTGCCGATTCCTGCAGCTCGCCTAACTATGACAGTGCAGTTTTCCAAAGCTCGCTTCGAAGTTTCCAGATGTCTGAgagcaaaaggaaaaagttgAGGGAACTGGAG GTGAAGGTTATGAAGATCCAGgatgagctggaatctggcaaAAGGCAGAGGAAACCTGGAATGAGCATCCAAAAGCAAGTGGAGCAATATAGAAACAAACTGCTGCAGAAG gAATTTCAaaaggatgaagaaaaaaatgagaggtCAAAGGCCAAAGACAAACCAAGAGATGACAGAAGAAAGGACAGAAAACGCAGCATCGATCCTGGAGACCGAAAATCCAGGAGCATTTCTCCTCTAAA CAGGACAAAGTCTCCTAAACGGTCCAAACGCTCCCGATCACCATCTCCAGATCACAAAGCAAAGAAATCCAGATCACGCTCGCCACATCGCTCCCACAAGAAGTCAAAGAAGAGCAAACACTGA
- the zgc:163098 gene encoding U2 snRNP-associated SURP motif-containing protein isoform X3 translates to MADKKGKIAAPVKVLSKKEQEQLKKKEEEKAAEVFEEFLASFEGSDDRKVKTFVRGGIVNATKEEEAAEVKKSKLYRPATKFSPVTHHVSATSSADSKKAAFKKKADEKRKSNLELFKEELKLIQEEREERHKRKKNDPGGGAEGGICGDLDIPLSGRSMLYDDLTVPITTNLYINCISPKMNEEMLCREFCKYGPLASVKIMWPRTEEERGRTSNRAFVAFMTRKDAERAMAALDGKVIMGFEMKLGWGKPARIPPQPLYTPIGVRVAPPPPSGLPFNAQPRDRFRNDFTKPLSSSKAELDKTLSEAVVKVVIPTERNLLFLIHRMIEFVVREGPMFEAIIMNKEKSNPDYRFLFDNKSQDHVYYRWKLFSILQGETPTKWRTADFRLFRGGSLWRPPVLNSYTESMEVEDQAPPEEELKKGQLRSEHKQKLETLLKELTPSREDIANAMLFCLGRADAAEEVVGLIADSFSLLQTPLQLKIARLYLVSDILHNSCAKVAGASYYRKYFETKLPQIFGELNAAHKNIQARLQAEQFKQKVMICFRAWEDWAIYPEPYLIHLQNIFLGFAKAGEEVTEAVEEESVEIDGAPLDRTAIDGLPLGRSAEDIDGCPMGWDPLDGVPVDDIDGVPLGVSSDDIDGVPYEGNAALSRVPLSKWEKMGDSRTFPQAKTESKWDTIGEQDSEDEAKIRSNSQDENEGSESDSSADSCSSPNYDSAVFQSSLRSFQMSESKRKKLRELEVKVMKIQDELESGKRQRKPGMSIQKQVEQYRNKLLQKEFQKDEEKNERSKAKDKPRDDRRKDRKRSIDPGDRKSRSISPLKQVSRTKSPKRSKRSRSPSPDHKAKKSRSRSPHRSHKKSKKSKH, encoded by the exons aggaggaggCAGCGGAGGTCAAAAAAAGTAAGCTCTACCGACCGGCAACAAAGTTTTCCCCGGTGACCCATCATGTCTCGGCCACATCATCTGCTGATAGCAAAAAAGCT GCTTTCAAAAAAAAGGCAGATGAAAAGAGGAAGAGTAACCTGGAGCTGTTCAAAGAAGAGCTCAAGCT aatacagGAGGAGCGTGAGGAAAGGcacaaaaggaagaaaaatgaccccggtggaggagctgaaggaggaaTATGTGGAGATTTGGATATTCCACTGTCTGGAAGATCCA TGTTATATGACGACCTAACAGTGCCGATCACCACTAACCTCTACATCAACTGCATAAGCCCAAAG ATGAATGAGGAGATGCTCTGCAGAGAGTTTTGTAAATATGGGCCCTTGGCAAGTGTAAAGATAATGTGGCCTCGAACAGAAGAGGAGCGAGGCCGGACTTCAAACCGAGCTTTTGTGGCTTTCATGACACGGAAAGATGCGGAGAGAGCCATGGCTGCCCTCGACG GTAAAGTGATTATGGGCTTTGAAATGAAGCTGGGATGGGGAAAACCAGCCCGCATCCCGCCTCAGCCTCTTTACACGCCGATCGGGGTAAGAGTCGCCCCGCCGCCTCCATCCGGACTCCCGTTCAACGCTCAACCAAGAGATCGTTTTCGCAACGACTTCACCAAGCCGCTGAGCTCGTCCAAAGCAGAGCTAGACAAG ACTCTGTCCGAAGCCGTAGTCAAAGTGGTTATCCCAACTGAAAG GAATCTCTTGTTCCTTATTCACAGGATGATAGAGTTTGTGGTGCGTGAAGGTCCCATGTTTGAAGCCATAAtaatgaacaaagaaaaaagtaatccaGATTACAG gtttctttttgacaacaaGAGTCAAGATCATGTGTATTATCGCTGGAAACTCTTCTCCATTCTGCag GGAGAGACTCCCACAAAGTGGAGGACAGCAGATTTTCGTTTGTTCCGAGGAGGTTCGCTATGGAGGCCTCCTGTCTTAAACAGCTACACCGAGAGCATGGAGGTGGAGGATCAGGCTCCTCCTGAGGAGGAACTGAAGAAAGGACAGCTGCGATCCGA acacaaacagaaactgGAAACACTTCTTAAAGAGCTCACTCCAAGCAGAGAAGACATCGCCAACGCCATGCTGTTCTGTCTTGGCCGGGCAGATGCTGCAGAGGAAGTCGTGGGACTCATAGCAGATTCGTTTTCTTTGCTTCAGACACCCCTTCAATTAAAG ATCGCTAGGTTGTATCTCGTGTCGGACATCTTGCACAACTCGTGTGCCAAAGTCGCCGGCGCATCATATTATCGTAAATA TTTTGAGACAAAGTTACCACAGATATTTGGAGAGCTTAATGCAGCCCACAAAAACATACAGGCCAGGCTGCAGGCCGAACAGTTTAAG CAAAAGGTCATGATTTGTTTTAGGGCATGGGAAGACTGGGCCATATATCCGGAGCCTTATCTAATCCACCTTCAGAATATCTTTTTGGGCTTCGCCAAAGCTGGAGAGGAGGTGACGGAGGCCGTGGAG GAAGAATCTGTTGAGATCGATGGCGCGCCGCTGGACCGAACAGCTATAGATGGGCTGCCTTTGGGCAGATCTGCGGAGGACATCGACGGCTGCCCCATGGGCTGGGACCCCCTGGATGGAGTCCCAGTTGATGACATTGATGGGGTTCCTTTAGGTGTTTCCAGTGATGACATTGATGGAGTTCCAT ACGAAGGCAACGCTGCTCTCTCCAGAGTCCCTTTATCTAAATGGGAGAAGATGGGTGATAGTAGAACGTTTCCTCAAG CCAAAACTGAATCCAAATGGGACACTATTGGCGAACAAGACAGCGAAGATGAAGCCAAGATTCG TTCCAATTCCCAGGATGAGAACGAAGGCTCAGAAAGTGACAGTAGTGCCGATTCCTGCAGCTCGCCTAACTATGACAGTGCAGTTTTCCAAAGCTCGCTTCGAAGTTTCCAGATGTCTGAgagcaaaaggaaaaagttgAGGGAACTGGAG GTGAAGGTTATGAAGATCCAGgatgagctggaatctggcaaAAGGCAGAGGAAACCTGGAATGAGCATCCAAAAGCAAGTGGAGCAATATAGAAACAAACTGCTGCAGAAG gAATTTCAaaaggatgaagaaaaaaatgagaggtCAAAGGCCAAAGACAAACCAAGAGATGACAGAAGAAAGGACAGAAAACGCAGCATCGATCCTGGAGACCGAAAATCCAGGAGCATTTCTCCTCTAAAGCAAGTGTC CAGGACAAAGTCTCCTAAACGGTCCAAACGCTCCCGATCACCATCTCCAGATCACAAAGCAAAGAAATCCAGATCACGCTCGCCACATCGCTCCCACAAGAAGTCAAAGAAGAGCAAACACTGA
- the zgc:163098 gene encoding U2 snRNP-associated SURP motif-containing protein isoform X2: MADKKGKIAAPVKVLSKKEQEQLKKKEEEKAAEVFEEFLASFEGSDDRKVKTFVRGGIVNATKEEEAAEVKKSKLYRPATKFSPVTHHVSATSSADSKKAAFKKKADEKRKSNLELFKEELKLIQEEREERHKRKKNDPGGGAEGGICGDLDIPLSGRSMLYDDLTVPITTNLYINCISPKMNEEMLCREFCKYGPLASVKIMWPRTEEERGRTSNRAFVAFMTRKDAERAMAALDGKVIMGFEMKLGWGKPARIPPQPLYTPIGVRVAPPPPSGLPFNAQPRDRFRNDFTKPLSSSKAELDKTLSEAVVKVVIPTERNLLFLIHRMIEFVVREGPMFEAIIMNKEKSNPDYRFLFDNKSQDHVYYRWKLFSILQGETPTKWRTADFRLFRGGSLWRPPVLNSYTESMEVEDQAPPEEELKKGQLRSEHKQKLETLLKELTPSREDIANAMLFCLGRADAAEEVVGLIADSFSLLQTPLQLKIARLYLVSDILHNSCAKVAGASYYRKYFETKLPQIFGELNAAHKNIQARLQAEQFKQKVMICFRAWEDWAIYPEPYLIHLQNIFLGFAKAGEEVTEAVEEESVEIDGAPLDRTAIDGLPLGRSAEDIDGCPMGWDPLDGVPVDDIDGVPLGVSSDDIDGVPLDEGNAALSRVPLSKWEKMGDSRTFPQAKTESKWDTIGEQDSEDEAKIRSNSQDENEGSESDSSADSCSSPNYDSAVFQSSLRSFQMSESKRKKLRELEVKVMKIQDELESGKRQRKPGMSIQKQVEQYRNKLLQKEFQKDEEKNERSKAKDKPRDDRRKDRKRSIDPGDRKSRSISPLKQVSTKSPKRSKRSRSPSPDHKAKKSRSRSPHRSHKKSKKSKH, encoded by the exons aggaggaggCAGCGGAGGTCAAAAAAAGTAAGCTCTACCGACCGGCAACAAAGTTTTCCCCGGTGACCCATCATGTCTCGGCCACATCATCTGCTGATAGCAAAAAAGCT GCTTTCAAAAAAAAGGCAGATGAAAAGAGGAAGAGTAACCTGGAGCTGTTCAAAGAAGAGCTCAAGCT aatacagGAGGAGCGTGAGGAAAGGcacaaaaggaagaaaaatgaccccggtggaggagctgaaggaggaaTATGTGGAGATTTGGATATTCCACTGTCTGGAAGATCCA TGTTATATGACGACCTAACAGTGCCGATCACCACTAACCTCTACATCAACTGCATAAGCCCAAAG ATGAATGAGGAGATGCTCTGCAGAGAGTTTTGTAAATATGGGCCCTTGGCAAGTGTAAAGATAATGTGGCCTCGAACAGAAGAGGAGCGAGGCCGGACTTCAAACCGAGCTTTTGTGGCTTTCATGACACGGAAAGATGCGGAGAGAGCCATGGCTGCCCTCGACG GTAAAGTGATTATGGGCTTTGAAATGAAGCTGGGATGGGGAAAACCAGCCCGCATCCCGCCTCAGCCTCTTTACACGCCGATCGGGGTAAGAGTCGCCCCGCCGCCTCCATCCGGACTCCCGTTCAACGCTCAACCAAGAGATCGTTTTCGCAACGACTTCACCAAGCCGCTGAGCTCGTCCAAAGCAGAGCTAGACAAG ACTCTGTCCGAAGCCGTAGTCAAAGTGGTTATCCCAACTGAAAG GAATCTCTTGTTCCTTATTCACAGGATGATAGAGTTTGTGGTGCGTGAAGGTCCCATGTTTGAAGCCATAAtaatgaacaaagaaaaaagtaatccaGATTACAG gtttctttttgacaacaaGAGTCAAGATCATGTGTATTATCGCTGGAAACTCTTCTCCATTCTGCag GGAGAGACTCCCACAAAGTGGAGGACAGCAGATTTTCGTTTGTTCCGAGGAGGTTCGCTATGGAGGCCTCCTGTCTTAAACAGCTACACCGAGAGCATGGAGGTGGAGGATCAGGCTCCTCCTGAGGAGGAACTGAAGAAAGGACAGCTGCGATCCGA acacaaacagaaactgGAAACACTTCTTAAAGAGCTCACTCCAAGCAGAGAAGACATCGCCAACGCCATGCTGTTCTGTCTTGGCCGGGCAGATGCTGCAGAGGAAGTCGTGGGACTCATAGCAGATTCGTTTTCTTTGCTTCAGACACCCCTTCAATTAAAG ATCGCTAGGTTGTATCTCGTGTCGGACATCTTGCACAACTCGTGTGCCAAAGTCGCCGGCGCATCATATTATCGTAAATA TTTTGAGACAAAGTTACCACAGATATTTGGAGAGCTTAATGCAGCCCACAAAAACATACAGGCCAGGCTGCAGGCCGAACAGTTTAAG CAAAAGGTCATGATTTGTTTTAGGGCATGGGAAGACTGGGCCATATATCCGGAGCCTTATCTAATCCACCTTCAGAATATCTTTTTGGGCTTCGCCAAAGCTGGAGAGGAGGTGACGGAGGCCGTGGAG GAAGAATCTGTTGAGATCGATGGCGCGCCGCTGGACCGAACAGCTATAGATGGGCTGCCTTTGGGCAGATCTGCGGAGGACATCGACGGCTGCCCCATGGGCTGGGACCCCCTGGATGGAGTCCCAGTTGATGACATTGATGGGGTTCCTTTAGGTGTTTCCAGTGATGACATTGATGGAGTTCCAT TAGACGAAGGCAACGCTGCTCTCTCCAGAGTCCCTTTATCTAAATGGGAGAAGATGGGTGATAGTAGAACGTTTCCTCAAG CCAAAACTGAATCCAAATGGGACACTATTGGCGAACAAGACAGCGAAGATGAAGCCAAGATTCG TTCCAATTCCCAGGATGAGAACGAAGGCTCAGAAAGTGACAGTAGTGCCGATTCCTGCAGCTCGCCTAACTATGACAGTGCAGTTTTCCAAAGCTCGCTTCGAAGTTTCCAGATGTCTGAgagcaaaaggaaaaagttgAGGGAACTGGAG GTGAAGGTTATGAAGATCCAGgatgagctggaatctggcaaAAGGCAGAGGAAACCTGGAATGAGCATCCAAAAGCAAGTGGAGCAATATAGAAACAAACTGCTGCAGAAG gAATTTCAaaaggatgaagaaaaaaatgagaggtCAAAGGCCAAAGACAAACCAAGAGATGACAGAAGAAAGGACAGAAAACGCAGCATCGATCCTGGAGACCGAAAATCCAGGAGCATTTCTCCTCTAAAGCAAGTGTC GACAAAGTCTCCTAAACGGTCCAAACGCTCCCGATCACCATCTCCAGATCACAAAGCAAAGAAATCCAGATCACGCTCGCCACATCGCTCCCACAAGAAGTCAAAGAAGAGCAAACACTGA